A window of the Sabethes cyaneus chromosome 1, idSabCyanKW18_F2, whole genome shotgun sequence genome harbors these coding sequences:
- the LOC128745439 gene encoding alkyldihydroxyacetonephosphate synthase-like yields the protein MDKFEPRKVASVFPKRRQDMFRWDGWGYKDCKFVYRDGYMTFVGNRYSICGQKLDNFRDWVVDMFKIDLSKINPAAEPPTEFPDPLCNKAFMVGISEAGIDYSEDGMDRTMRCHGQTLTDVESLRKHKYKRIPDIVVWPTCHDHVVQIVELANAHDVALIPVGGNTSVSLASTTPTIYDRTIAVVDMTQMNRLMWVSEENLTACFEVGIVGQDIERELGKLGFTLGHEPDSHEFSTLGGWIATRASGMKKNRYGNIEDIVVRVKMVTAKGVLEKQFTAPRVSIGPDFDHMIFGSEGTYGIVTEAVVKIRYAPEVRRYQSLVFSDFDTGVHFLREVAEQQLQPPSMRLIDNIQFKCGVLLDPAARWYTGIVEGLKYFYLTKVCGFDMDRIVAVTLLFEGDAKAVAHHEQEVYAIAKKYGGIKGGEHNGKKGYMLTFVVAYIRVSVASGVVFFLMVF from the coding sequence ATGGATAAGTTCGAACCGCGAAAAGTGGCCAGCGTTTTTCCGAAGCGGCGGCAGGATATGTTCCGCTGGGACGGTTGGGGCTACAAAGATTGCAAGTTTGTGTACAGGGACGGTTACATGACGTTCGTTGGGAATCGATATTCGATATGTGGACAGAAATTGGACAATTTTCGCGATTGGGTCGTTGATATGTTTAAGATTGATTTGTCGAAAATAAATCCTGCCGCTGAACCGCCGACCGAATTTCCGGATCCATTGTGCAACAAGGCATTTATGGTGGGTATATCAGAAGCTGGGATAGATTACTCCGAGGATGGCATGGACCGAACGATGCGGTGTCACGGTCAAACTTTAACCGATGTGGAAAGTTTACGGAAACACAAGTATAAACGAATTCCGGATATTGTTGTTTGGCCGACCTGCCACGATCACGTAGTGCAGATTGTGGAGCTGGCGAACGCCCATGACGTCGCATTAATTCCCGTTGGAGGCAATACATCCGTTTCGCTAGCATCAACAACGCCGACTATCTACGACCGTACGATTGCTGTTGTGGACATGACACAAATGAATCGGTTAATGTGGGTATCGGAGGAAAACTTGACGGCCTGCTTCGAGGTGGGCATCGTAGGACAGGATATAGAACGGGAGCTGGGTAAGCTGGGATTCACGCTAGGTCACGAACCAGATTCGCATGAGTTTTCAACGCTGGGTGGATGGATCGCAACCAGAGCATCCGGTATGAAGAAGAATCGATACGGAAACATCGAAGACATCGTCGTACGGGTGAAAATGGTCACCGCTAAGGGTGTGTTGGAAAAACAGTTCACGGCCCCGCGAGTGTCGATCGGGCCGGATTTCGACCATATGATTTTCGGTTCGGAGGGAACGTACGGGATCGTCACGGAGGCGGTGGTGAAAATCCGATACGCTCCGGAAGTGCGTCGATATCAATCGTTGGTTTTTTCGGACTTTGATACTGGTGTGCACTTTTTGCGGGAAGTTGCGGAACAACAGTTGCAACCGCCGAGCATGCGTCTGATCGATAATATTCAGTTTAAGTGCGGAGTACTACTAGATCCTGCGGCACGTTGGTACACCGGGATCGTGGAAGGATTGAAGTATTTCTACCTGACGAAGGTTTGTGGCTTTGATATGGATCGTATCGTTGCGGTTACGTTACTGTTTGAGGGTGACGCAAAAGCAGTGGCCCATCACGAGCAGGAAGTGTATGCGATCGCGAAAAAGTACGGTGGCATTAAGGGTGGCGAACACAACGGAAAGAAAGGATACATGTTGACCTTCGTGGTGGCCTACATTCGGGTGAGTGTTGCGAGTGGTGTGGTTTTTTTTCTAATGGTCTTTTAA